The Osmerus eperlanus chromosome 7, fOsmEpe2.1, whole genome shotgun sequence genome includes a region encoding these proteins:
- the rbm24b gene encoding RNA-binding protein 24b isoform X1, protein MQMMHSAQKDTTYTKIFVGGLPYHTTDSSLRKYFEVFGDIDEAVVITDRQTGKSRGYGFVTMADRASADRACKDPNPIIDGRKANVNLAYLGAKPRVMQPGEGLDALAEGCATGFFHNLDDQGFSFGVPQIHPAFIQRPYGIPAHYVYPQAFVQPSMVIPHVQSTAAAATAAASSPYLDYTGAAYAQYSAAATAAAAAAAYEQYPYAASPAPAGYMTTAGYGYAVQQPLAAAATPGAAAAAAAFGQYQTQQLQTDRMQ, encoded by the exons ATGCAGATGATGCACTCAGCACAGAAAGACACAACCTACACGAAGATCTTTGTTGGGGGTCTTCCATATCACACCACGGACTCCAGTCTCAGGAAATATTTTGAGGTGTTCGGTGATATCGATGAGGCTGTTGttatcacagacagacagacgggaaaATCAAGAGGTTATGGATTC GTGACGATGGCAGACCGGGCGTCCGCAGACAGAGCCTGTAAGGACCCCAACCCCATCATCGATGGGAGGAAGGCCAACGTGAACCTGGCCTACCTGGGAGCCAAGCCCAGGGTCATGCAGCCAGGTGAGGGCCTGGACGCCCTGGCTGAGGGCTGCGCCACAGGTTTTTTTCACAACTTGGACGACCAAG GGTTCTCATTCGGAGTGCCTCAGATCCACCCGGCGTTCATCCAAAGGCCTTATGG GATTCCAGCTCACTACGTCTACCCCCAGGCCTTCGTTCAACCCAGCATGGTCATTCCTCACGTCCAGTCCACTGCAGCGGCGGCTACTGCCGCTGCCTCCTCCCCGTACCTGGACTACACCGGCGCGGCCTATGCCCAGTACtctgctgctgctactgctgcagctgcagctgcCGCCTACGAGCAGTACCCTTATGCTGCCTCCCCGGCCCCAGCTGGCTACATGACCACAGCCGGGTACGGCTACGCTGTGCAGCAGCCGCTGGCAGCCGCCGCCAccccaggagcagcagcagcggcTGCAGCCTTTGGCCAGTACCAGACCCAGCAGCTCCAGACAGACCGCATGCAGTAA
- the rbm24b gene encoding RNA-binding protein 24b isoform X2 gives MQMMHSAQKDTTYTKIFVGGLPYHTTDSSLRKYFEVFGDIDEAVVITDRQTGKSRGYGFVTMADRASADRACKDPNPIIDGRKANVNLAYLGAKPRVMQPGFSFGVPQIHPAFIQRPYGIPAHYVYPQAFVQPSMVIPHVQSTAAAATAAASSPYLDYTGAAYAQYSAAATAAAAAAAYEQYPYAASPAPAGYMTTAGYGYAVQQPLAAAATPGAAAAAAAFGQYQTQQLQTDRMQ, from the exons ATGCAGATGATGCACTCAGCACAGAAAGACACAACCTACACGAAGATCTTTGTTGGGGGTCTTCCATATCACACCACGGACTCCAGTCTCAGGAAATATTTTGAGGTGTTCGGTGATATCGATGAGGCTGTTGttatcacagacagacagacgggaaaATCAAGAGGTTATGGATTC GTGACGATGGCAGACCGGGCGTCCGCAGACAGAGCCTGTAAGGACCCCAACCCCATCATCGATGGGAGGAAGGCCAACGTGAACCTGGCCTACCTGGGAGCCAAGCCCAGGGTCATGCAGCCAG GGTTCTCATTCGGAGTGCCTCAGATCCACCCGGCGTTCATCCAAAGGCCTTATGG GATTCCAGCTCACTACGTCTACCCCCAGGCCTTCGTTCAACCCAGCATGGTCATTCCTCACGTCCAGTCCACTGCAGCGGCGGCTACTGCCGCTGCCTCCTCCCCGTACCTGGACTACACCGGCGCGGCCTATGCCCAGTACtctgctgctgctactgctgcagctgcagctgcCGCCTACGAGCAGTACCCTTATGCTGCCTCCCCGGCCCCAGCTGGCTACATGACCACAGCCGGGTACGGCTACGCTGTGCAGCAGCCGCTGGCAGCCGCCGCCAccccaggagcagcagcagcggcTGCAGCCTTTGGCCAGTACCAGACCCAGCAGCTCCAGACAGACCGCATGCAGTAA